One genomic segment of Acaryochloris marina S15 includes these proteins:
- a CDS encoding nucleotidyl transferase AbiEii/AbiGii toxin family protein: protein MDSDREIRINPSQSIHLDLMRSVAQQVGDTPYVLKGGAALIFTRALDRYSTDLDFDSTKKLNLKGRIESAIRNVNGIELKSLKLVKDTDTVQRL, encoded by the coding sequence ATGGATTCAGACCGTGAAATTCGTATAAACCCTTCCCAGTCCATCCACTTGGACTTGATGCGGTCAGTCGCTCAACAAGTCGGTGATACGCCTTATGTCCTCAAGGGAGGTGCGGCACTCATCTTCACTCGTGCCCTGGATCGCTATTCCACGGACTTAGATTTTGACTCTACAAAAAAGCTAAATCTCAAGGGTCGAATTGAGTCTGCCATTAGGAATGTGAATGGTATCGAATTGAAATCACTAAAGTTGGTCAAAGATACGGATACTGTCCAGCGGCTATAG
- the mobF gene encoding MobF family relaxase, producing MRTMQTITRDMIEYYEEDESLVDAVERYYGESETVSDIDRMSTAVWVGSNAIVQKLGTYVKREDFKALSRGFLPDSLKGVAGSAVQRIRGKKPNEEDKERLAHDVTLSAPKSVSMALHLEGDNRLFDAHMEAVLESFELLEREYAQTRIQVNGVRSVVNTGNMIAALMPHHTSRDGDMQLHTHMLLMNGTQGPDGQWRSLSHEKLAKAKWIGSFYRQKLAEKVQRLGYRIYETKDGFELEGYNRSDVEVFSKRHRAIVKAVRDEGLEVTPENKKLKVLTTRKAKRGVGKKLEIIQDHWRDEAHSQGVGHPVLAEPLAVMPDPDRARYEVESAIRHYAEWSSIFETDDIYAYVFKTLKRQGMAMEQVDEAISQSKELIPVDRGFTTVTAVEEEAQIHQRWMEGQDQAQPMVANPSLLGIAVELNEDQAKAVLNTLTSTDRYQIWQGFPGVGKSRTLGVLKTLLNGSGLTIRGFSPTIPAAKKLQDELGIATNTVEHLVLHQADNSPNQVWLVDEAGMMSRRQMRVILEKAEAVKAQVIFVGDAGQNSAIEAGNPFKFMQHNGATTHRIEEIVRQKVDVQKQAVELIARGQGLKALDLLNAKGYVIEADDKTEMTQAAAAQFLALSPNEQDQTLIIAGTNKERLAAEKAIRRGEKKLGRLGESSKIVQLKSRNLSIEQKRRVDWYRKGDYVRLLQTSKTSSIKRGQLYKVEKCEGDELVVSSFGGRLYRFNPAKYKQKEVYSAQEFDVAVGDKLRWTTTIRENNWINGQQLTVTALDSLNMTVRDHKGVSHDVPLTQPLALEYDRVWTSYRSQSGSKKRTIVITTNDRTSSREPFLVDISRQEHELTIYTENLEKLKKRVVKSNAQESALDLIEETYGHQRTTTADRGRASRPISPTHGRDHHPDQSSRRSPSSEPTHPRREQRTQVPGQGADQHYPDGGQSRSQPVHPGVQGRNGSQEALGHEREYQATRQGDGQSWDEDRRLNDAPSRDERQGIGSRRGDPGGQASGVQEWQAQAQDSRSTEWGSTSSDLANWVMQWSEENELATSGLDNHLLTLAKDIESLSQSLKPNSFNGLDSLANRVVQDQFADALADNLTQITQAIDQAIEKSLPHQQFRSIADDVIAWQASQEFAELGLEPQLLDLAQRVDTLSQNLEPNSFVGLDGLAETVVQARDQQDLSHNLTYIAQSIDHIDQNIEQTLSQQRIRSIADAVAEWRSGQELADAVTEMVDVLAQGTEGLDRTIIRLQAGLEATQSLDVKFPAMAELVDAVQDWQNEVEVTAAIGEVQDLVESLTIPQFPDMGDLAQDVHDLNEEQALAESGLVEQLAALTTQINTLSEPQQIQFKGMDQLAEVVSELQQGQSLTQVQPQLQAITQQIEAFNAKRPTYSFAKIKGLADTVSEWRAHESIAQHIGELNNLVVRFQRSLKTFPAMQQLAQSVKSMRSVDALVNGPVAEQLKEVAQQLTDKGISVTPKPKTIDDQVFWKPDYTGVERPDTIDEKHWDEWVSSCAHPDVIKARLQSIADDQVIDRLLGAKIEDIATRRRDGSFKKVRSQYHIEPIRALINDRSHPEVLSYQELAEGGGWWADAGVDPLTFEGLGPNEEPTLSLYGTFKPDTPRIDVDKTHRARTKNPNAPPKYRKYENPLGAKRKLFDRDMAFQPVPDPIAKQIFAKHGVTQTQEEKAKGFWYTVYQHPEIPIYRTEGDKKDAALVSQGRVVIGGQGVNIGYRAKNQHDERLERRVLHPQLEVFAAPGREFRYAHDWDSEQSTVWNVRREMVREAELIEERGCKTWRIPWEPEQGKGVDDLIGNHGPIAFERADQNAYPMDREIKMHYRGQYTQIKNKLSRENPQHNNDIAIYLIAQGEGDAMDGTRVLMQSDAARELKSPEDKQRYIQGVIHFTHSYQDALYKGRSTKVFERRLFLLQHKSQPTQTVNLDKELEM from the coding sequence ATGCGGACGATGCAGACCATAACACGCGACATGATCGAGTACTACGAGGAAGATGAATCTCTCGTAGATGCTGTGGAGCGCTATTACGGTGAATCTGAGACGGTCTCTGACATTGACCGCATGAGTACTGCTGTCTGGGTCGGCTCCAACGCGATTGTTCAAAAGTTAGGCACCTACGTTAAAAGAGAGGACTTCAAAGCGCTCAGTCGAGGGTTCTTGCCTGACTCCTTAAAAGGTGTCGCTGGTAGTGCAGTCCAAAGGATTCGGGGCAAGAAACCCAACGAGGAAGACAAAGAACGACTGGCCCATGACGTTACTTTGTCTGCACCTAAAAGTGTGTCGATGGCACTGCACTTAGAAGGAGACAATCGCTTATTCGATGCCCACATGGAGGCAGTTCTAGAAAGCTTTGAGTTACTTGAGCGCGAGTATGCCCAGACTCGGATTCAAGTAAATGGAGTACGCTCTGTCGTCAATACAGGCAACATGATCGCGGCACTGATGCCTCACCATACTTCCCGTGATGGAGACATGCAGCTTCACACCCACATGCTGCTCATGAATGGGACACAGGGGCCAGATGGTCAGTGGCGCTCCCTCTCTCATGAAAAGCTGGCTAAAGCTAAGTGGATAGGCAGCTTCTACCGTCAGAAGTTAGCAGAGAAGGTCCAACGGCTGGGGTATCGCATCTATGAAACTAAGGATGGGTTTGAGCTAGAGGGTTACAACCGCTCCGATGTCGAGGTCTTCAGCAAGCGTCATCGGGCCATCGTCAAAGCGGTTCGGGATGAAGGGCTAGAAGTTACTCCTGAGAATAAGAAGCTGAAAGTGTTGACGACTCGCAAGGCTAAGCGGGGCGTGGGTAAAAAGCTCGAAATCATCCAAGACCATTGGCGGGATGAGGCTCACTCTCAAGGAGTGGGTCATCCAGTATTGGCTGAACCTTTGGCCGTAATGCCTGACCCAGACCGAGCCAGGTATGAGGTTGAAAGCGCCATCCGTCATTACGCTGAATGGTCATCCATCTTTGAGACGGATGACATCTATGCCTATGTCTTCAAGACCCTCAAACGTCAGGGCATGGCGATGGAACAGGTGGATGAGGCCATTAGCCAAAGCAAAGAGCTAATCCCTGTTGATCGGGGATTCACCACCGTCACTGCCGTTGAAGAAGAAGCCCAGATCCATCAGCGCTGGATGGAAGGCCAAGATCAAGCTCAACCAATGGTTGCTAATCCCTCACTCTTAGGGATTGCAGTTGAACTGAATGAAGACCAGGCCAAGGCAGTTCTCAACACCCTCACTAGTACTGACCGCTACCAAATCTGGCAGGGCTTTCCAGGGGTGGGCAAGTCTCGAACATTAGGAGTACTGAAGACTTTACTCAATGGCTCCGGTCTAACAATTCGGGGCTTTAGTCCCACTATCCCAGCAGCGAAGAAACTCCAGGATGAGTTAGGCATTGCCACCAACACCGTTGAGCATTTGGTTCTGCATCAAGCTGATAACAGCCCCAATCAAGTCTGGCTGGTTGATGAAGCGGGCATGATGAGCCGAAGACAGATGCGGGTGATTCTGGAAAAGGCAGAGGCAGTCAAAGCACAGGTCATCTTCGTAGGGGATGCGGGCCAGAACTCCGCGATTGAAGCGGGCAATCCCTTCAAGTTCATGCAGCACAATGGAGCGACCACTCACCGGATTGAGGAGATTGTCAGGCAGAAGGTTGATGTCCAAAAGCAAGCCGTTGAACTCATCGCCAGAGGTCAAGGACTCAAAGCACTGGACCTCCTCAATGCCAAGGGGTATGTGATTGAGGCAGACGATAAGACTGAGATGACCCAAGCCGCAGCAGCTCAGTTCCTTGCCCTCTCTCCCAACGAACAAGACCAAACCCTGATTATTGCTGGGACCAACAAGGAACGACTCGCGGCTGAAAAGGCCATTCGCAGGGGGGAGAAGAAACTTGGGCGACTCGGGGAATCCAGCAAGATTGTCCAGCTCAAATCCAGAAACCTGAGTATTGAGCAAAAACGACGGGTGGATTGGTATCGCAAAGGGGATTACGTTCGCCTACTGCAAACGTCTAAAACGTCATCCATCAAGCGAGGACAGCTTTACAAGGTGGAGAAATGCGAAGGGGATGAGCTGGTAGTCTCTTCCTTCGGTGGTCGGCTTTATCGATTCAATCCAGCTAAATACAAGCAAAAGGAGGTCTACAGTGCCCAAGAATTTGATGTGGCAGTCGGGGATAAGCTGCGGTGGACGACAACTATCCGGGAAAACAACTGGATTAACGGTCAGCAGCTCACGGTCACCGCCCTGGATAGTTTGAATATGACGGTCAGGGACCATAAGGGAGTCTCCCATGATGTGCCCCTCACTCAACCCTTGGCCTTGGAGTATGACCGGGTGTGGACTTCCTACCGCTCCCAGAGTGGCAGCAAGAAACGGACGATTGTCATCACCACCAATGACCGCACCTCCAGCAGAGAGCCGTTCCTAGTCGATATTTCCCGCCAAGAACATGAACTGACCATCTATACCGAAAACCTGGAAAAGCTGAAGAAACGGGTTGTAAAATCCAACGCTCAAGAAAGTGCTTTAGATCTAATTGAGGAAACCTATGGACATCAACGAACAACAACAGCAGATCGTGGACGAGCTTCGAGACCGATTAGCCCCACTCACGGACGCGATCACCATCCTGACCAATCAAGTCGAAGAAGTCCAAGCTCAGAACCAACACATCCTAGACGAGAACAGAGAACTCAAGTCCCAGGTCAGGGAGCGGATCAACACTATCCCGATGGAGGTCAAAGCCGTTCTCAACCTGTTCATCCAGGAGTTCAAGGACGCAATGGCAGCCAAGAAGCCCTCGGACATGAGCGAGAGTATCAAGCAACTCGCCAAGGCGATGGACAATCTTGGGATGAAGATCGAAGACTCAACGATGCTCCAAGCCGCGATGAGCGACAAGGTATTGGAAGCCGCAGAGGAGATCCAGGGGGTCAAGCATCAGGCGTCCAAGAATGGCAAGCCCAAGCCCAAGACAGTCGCTCAACAGAATGGGGGTCAACCTCCTCAGACCTAGCAAATTGGGTGATGCAGTGGTCTGAGGAGAACGAGCTAGCAACAAGTGGGTTGGATAATCACCTGCTAACCCTTGCTAAGGATATAGAGTCACTCAGCCAAAGTCTAAAACCTAATTCCTTCAATGGTTTGGATAGTTTGGCAAATCGGGTCGTGCAAGACCAGTTTGCTGATGCCCTCGCAGATAACCTCACTCAGATCACCCAAGCCATTGACCAGGCTATCGAGAAGTCTCTCCCTCATCAGCAATTTAGGAGTATCGCTGATGATGTGATCGCATGGCAGGCAAGCCAGGAATTTGCAGAGCTTGGGTTAGAGCCTCAATTACTGGATCTTGCTCAACGGGTTGATACCTTATCTCAGAACTTAGAACCTAATTCCTTTGTGGGCCTAGATGGCTTGGCTGAGACTGTTGTTCAGGCACGGGACCAACAAGACCTCAGCCATAACCTCACTTATATCGCCCAATCTATTGACCACATTGACCAGAACATTGAACAAACTCTAAGCCAGCAGAGGATCAGGAGCATTGCTGATGCCGTAGCAGAGTGGCGATCTGGTCAAGAGCTGGCTGATGCCGTGACTGAGATGGTTGATGTCCTAGCTCAAGGTACTGAAGGGCTAGACCGGACAATCATCCGATTACAAGCTGGCTTGGAAGCGACTCAATCTCTGGATGTCAAATTCCCCGCAATGGCTGAGTTGGTCGATGCCGTCCAAGATTGGCAAAACGAGGTGGAGGTTACCGCTGCCATTGGCGAAGTGCAGGACTTAGTTGAGAGTCTGACCATTCCCCAATTCCCAGATATGGGTGACCTAGCTCAGGATGTGCATGACCTCAATGAAGAACAAGCTCTGGCTGAGAGTGGTTTGGTTGAGCAGTTGGCCGCACTGACCACTCAAATCAACACCTTGTCTGAACCTCAGCAGATTCAGTTTAAGGGCATGGATCAGTTGGCCGAAGTGGTGAGCGAACTCCAGCAGGGACAATCTCTTACTCAGGTGCAGCCCCAACTTCAGGCCATCACCCAGCAGATTGAAGCGTTTAACGCCAAGCGCCCCACTTATTCTTTTGCCAAAATCAAGGGGCTGGCCGATACCGTCAGTGAGTGGAGAGCACATGAATCCATTGCTCAGCACATTGGTGAACTCAATAATCTGGTGGTGCGCTTTCAGCGAAGTCTGAAGACCTTCCCAGCCATGCAGCAGTTAGCCCAGTCTGTGAAGTCGATGCGCTCAGTCGATGCACTGGTAAATGGGCCAGTCGCAGAACAGCTTAAGGAAGTCGCTCAACAGTTGACGGACAAGGGCATAAGCGTCACTCCCAAGCCGAAGACCATTGATGATCAGGTGTTCTGGAAACCGGATTATACCGGGGTAGAGCGGCCTGACACCATTGATGAGAAGCATTGGGATGAATGGGTGTCTAGCTGCGCCCATCCCGATGTGATTAAGGCTCGGCTCCAATCCATTGCTGATGATCAGGTGATTGATCGGTTGCTGGGGGCCAAGATCGAAGACATCGCCACTCGCAGGAGGGATGGGTCTTTCAAGAAGGTTCGCAGTCAGTATCACATCGAGCCGATCCGTGCCTTGATTAATGATCGGTCTCATCCTGAAGTGTTGAGTTATCAGGAACTTGCTGAAGGTGGGGGCTGGTGGGCTGATGCTGGGGTCGATCCACTCACCTTTGAAGGACTAGGACCCAATGAGGAGCCAACGCTTAGTCTGTATGGAACCTTCAAGCCTGATACTCCCCGTATCGATGTAGACAAAACCCACAGAGCTAGGACAAAAAATCCCAATGCCCCTCCCAAATATCGCAAGTATGAAAACCCACTGGGAGCCAAGCGTAAACTGTTTGACCGGGATATGGCATTCCAACCCGTTCCCGATCCCATCGCTAAGCAGATCTTTGCCAAGCATGGAGTCACCCAAACACAGGAGGAGAAAGCTAAGGGATTCTGGTACACGGTCTACCAGCACCCTGAAATTCCCATCTACCGGACTGAAGGGGATAAGAAAGATGCTGCATTAGTCTCTCAAGGTCGAGTCGTCATTGGTGGTCAGGGAGTCAACATTGGCTATCGGGCCAAGAACCAGCACGACGAACGACTCGAAAGAAGGGTGCTACATCCTCAACTAGAAGTATTTGCTGCACCAGGCAGAGAATTCAGGTATGCCCATGATTGGGATTCAGAGCAGTCCACGGTCTGGAATGTGCGGCGTGAAATGGTCAGAGAAGCTGAACTCATTGAAGAAAGAGGCTGCAAGACATGGAGAATACCGTGGGAGCCTGAACAGGGGAAAGGCGTTGATGACCTGATTGGCAATCATGGCCCCATCGCCTTTGAGCGGGCAGACCAGAATGCCTATCCAATGGACCGGGAAATCAAGATGCATTACCGGGGGCAGTACACCCAAATCAAAAACAAATTAAGTCGGGAGAACCCACAGCACAACAATGATATTGCCATCTATCTCATCGCTCAAGGTGAGGGTGATGCAATGGATGGAACCAGAGTGCTGATGCAGTCTGATGCCGCTAGAGAACTGAAATCACCTGAAGATAAACAACGGTATATCCAGGGAGTGATTCACTTTACCCACTCATACCAGGACGCGCTATACAAAGGACGTTCCACAAAAGTGTTTGAGCGCAGATTGTTCCTGCTCCAGCATAAATCTCAACCTACTCAAACTGTAAATCTGGATAAGGAACTGGAGATGTGA